One window of the Amia ocellicauda isolate fAmiCal2 chromosome 18, fAmiCal2.hap1, whole genome shotgun sequence genome contains the following:
- the LOC136713957 gene encoding transcription factor HES-5-like, with product MAPTLAAAMGYSKEHATLSHKLRKPMVERMRRDRINSSIEQLKSLLAGDFLSQQPDSKLEKADILEMTVCYLRQQCQQQLASASSGPAAAGEGYSRCAQEIVRFLSRDQVKTESRRRLLSHFRSGQQSSDKASCPSALPQLSSPARHSTIKQESPAKGALWRPW from the exons ATGGCACCGACACTCGCTGCAGCAATGGGATACTCAAAGGAGCACGCCACCCTGAGCCACAAA CTGAGAAAGCCGATGGTTGAGCGAATGCGCAGAGATCGCATCAACAGCAGCATCGAGCAGCTCAAGTCTCTCCTGGCCGGCGACTTCCTGAGCCAGCAGCCCGACTCCAAGCTGGAGAAAGCCGACATCCTGGAAATGACGGTGTGCTACCTGAGACAGCAGTGCCAGCAGCAGCTCGCTAGCGCCTCCTCCGGGCCTGCGGCTGCAGGCGAGGGCTACTCCAGGTGTGCCCAAGAAATCGTGCGCTTCCTGTCCCGGGACCAAGTGAAGACCGAGTCCCGGCGAAGACTGCTGAGCCATTTCCGGAGCGGGCAGCAGTCCTCTGATAAGGCCAGCTGTCCGAGCGCCCTGCCCCAGCTGAGCTCCCCAGCCCGCCACAGCACCATCAAACAGGAGAGTCCGGCTAAAGGCGCCCTCTGGCGGCCCTGGTAG
- the LOC136713511 gene encoding transcription factor HES-5-like, whose amino-acid sequence MAPTLAAAMGYSKEHATLSHKLRKPMVERMRRDRINSSIEQLKSLLAGDFLSQQPDSKLEKADILEMTVCYLRQRCQQQLASASSGPAAAGEGYSRCAQEIVRFLSRDQVKTESRRRLLSHFRSGQQSSDKASCPSALPQLSSPARHSTIKQESPAKGALWRPW is encoded by the exons ATGGCACCGACACTCGCTGCAGCAATGGGATACTCAAAGGAGCACGCCACCCTGAGCCACAAA CTGAGAAAGCCGATGGTTGAGCGAATGCGCAGAGATCGCATCAACAGCAGCATCGAGCAGCTCAAGTCTCTCCTGGCCGGCGACTTCCTGAGCCAGCAGCCCGACTCCAAGCTGGAGAAAGCCGACATCCTGGAAATGACGGTGTGCTACCTGAGACAGCGGTGCCAGCAGCAGCTCGCTAGCGCCTCCTCCGGGCCTGCGGCTGCAGGCGAGGGCTACTCCAGGTGTGCCCAAGAAATCGTGCGCTTCCTGTCCCGGGACCAAGTGAAGACCGAGTCCCGGCGAAGACTGCTGAGCCATTTCCGGAGCGGGCAGCAGTCCTCTGATAAGGCCAGCTGTCCGAGCGCCCTGCCCCAGCTGAGCTCCCCAGCCCGCCACAGCACCATCAAACAGGAGAGTCCGGCTAAAGGCGCCCTCTGGCGGCCCTGGTAG